One Fusarium musae strain F31 chromosome 6, whole genome shotgun sequence DNA segment encodes these proteins:
- the CMT1 gene encoding Alpha-1,3-mannosyltransferase cmt1 (EggNog:ENOG41~SMCOG1042:O-methyltransferase~antiSMASH:Cluster_6.2), protein MAESHISSHSQNPQSLDTSLMVQLARKITEETEKLDGYLKANGFPDLGFDANAPGDLPKLPDDIQRSRIEISSATKQLELLIRGPRETVRWGIWTNLVPLKGSIALAELQSKTGLDRINLARALRHAMTNKIFQEPTPGLIAHTAASRMLAQDASLQAWVGLNGEDFLPAGAHTLEALRADSEATSLTRTGFNYAWGTVDKEPMFATFGKDPPRGKRFAEAMASLTGGEGYEVRYLVENYDFSEINNNAGTLVDVGGSHGFVCVDLAKRWDKMKFVVQDLAKTISSAPEPICANEEVAQRISLQVHDFFTEQPVKDADVYYFRWILHNYSTPYAVKILKNLVPALKPGARVIINDHCLREPGVENHWDEKVMRSMDLLMLTLLNAQERTEKEFEELFRAADERFVFKKA, encoded by the exons ATGGCTGAATCACACATTTCGTCACATTCGCAGAATCCGCAAAGCCTGGACACATCTCTCATGGTGCAGCTAGCTAGGAAGATTACTGAAGAGACGGAAAAGCTCGATGGGTATCTCAAGGCCAATGGTTTTCCGGACTTGGGCTTCGATGCCAATGCCCCTGGAGATCTTCCCAAGTTGCCGGATGACATACAGAGAAGTCGCATTGAGATCTCCTCGGCAACCAAACAGCTGGAACTTCTTATTCGGGGACCCAGAGAAACTGTCAGATGGGGCATATGGA CCAATCTCGTGCCTCTGAAGGGATCTATCGCGTTGGCGGAACTCCAAAGCAAGACTGGACTGGACCGCATAAATCTGGCTCGCGCTCTTCGTCATGCTATGACAAATAAGATCTTCCAAGAGCCGACACCAGGGCTCATAGCACACACTGCGGCGTCAAGGATGCTTGCTCAGGACGCCAGCCTCCAAGCCTGGGTAGGTTTGAATGGAGAGGATTTCCTTCCAGCCGGGGCCCATACCTTGGAAGCTCTTCGTGCCGACTCAGAAGCAACCTCACTCACACGGACCGGCTTCAACTATGCATGGGGGACGGTGGATAAAGAGCCAATGTTTGCAACATTCGGTAAGGACCCTCCCAGAGGGAAGCGATTTGCAGAGGCTATGGCAAGCCTGACAGGCGGCGAGGGCTACGAGGTTCGCTACCTTGTCGAGAACTACGACTTTTCCGaaatcaacaacaacgcAGGCACATTGGTGGATGTAGGTGGTAGCCATGGCTTCGTGTGCGTCGATCTTGCCAAGAGATGGGACAAAATGAAATTCGTGGTACAAGATTTGGCAAAGACAATCAGCAGCGCCCCAGAGCCGATATGCGCAAATGAAGAGGTAGCTCAACGCATATCTCTTCAGGTCCATGATTTCTTTACTGAGCAGCCAGTCAAGGATGCTGATG TGTACTACTTCCGCTGGATACTTCATAACTATTCAACTCCATATGCcgtcaagatcctcaaaaACTTAGTCCCAGCTCTCAAACCGGGAGCGcgtgtcatcatcaacgatcATTGTCTCCGTGAGCCGGGGGTTGAGAACCACTGGGATGAAAAAGTCATGCGGAGTATGGAcctgttgatgttgacctTGTTGAATGCACAGGAGCGGACAGAAAAGGAGTTTGAGGAACTCTTTAGGGCTGCCGATGAGCGCTTTGTATTTAAA AAGGCCTGA